One Pleurodeles waltl isolate 20211129_DDA chromosome 3_2, aPleWal1.hap1.20221129, whole genome shotgun sequence genomic window carries:
- the LOC138286569 gene encoding post-GPI attachment to proteins factor 4-like gives MPLWGLRASHRGRHWLGTAIHFLVLTVLTFLVLGPVICHRLLYSYFYVRRWHLDRMSQDFLYQNLEDAHNAVQYFANFHLPANSTPVVVVDGPRHAVAKPWLVITIVTIGRKPEFHYLLQVVSRFHRLLAECGDACRHHQLFLCNVDPNPRTHEDAMLLAKFIPSVEHYDIVSENLGTNLFEKEKQDYAFCLERTLMTFDPEYVLMVEDDAVPLPDIFPVLNQLLCVRFPDTPLGGALYFKLFHPERLQRYVNPEPMRILEWVGLGMFAGTILSWTYGRAVEQPGPSWPTFVFFALYSMGLVELVGRHYLLELRRLSPALYNVVPVTECCTPAMLYSSDSAHRVLAYFAKTECRRGFAKDTALYYLLRHSREWAFVVEPNLVQHVGLYSSLRGDFDEPKLL, from the coding sequence ATGCCCCTGTGGGGCCTGCGTGCTAGCCATAGAGGGCGCCATTGGCTTGGTACTGCCAtacatttccttgtcctcacagtgctGACGTTTCTAGTTTTGGGCCCTGTGATATGCCACCGTCTCCTCTACTCTTACTTCTATGTCCGCAGATGGCACTTGGACCGAATGAGTCAAGACTTCTTGTACCAGAACCTGGAAGATGCACACAATGCTGTCCAATACTTTGCCAATTTTCACCTGCCTGCTAACTCCACCCCAGTGGTGGTTGTGGACGGCCCTCGGCATGCTGTAGCCAAGCCGTGGTTAGTGATAACAATCGTAACAATCGGAAGGAAGCCTGAGTTCCATTACTTGTTGCAGGTGGTCTCCCGTTTCCATCGCCTCCTTGCCGAGTGTGGTGATGCTTGTCGGCATCACCAACTATTCCTCTGCAATGTGGATCCAAATCCAAGGACGCATGAAGACGCCATGCTGCTTGCTAAATTTATTCCTTCAGTTGAGCATTACGACATAGTATCAGAGAATCTGGGCACCAATCTATTTGAGAAGGAGAAACAGGACTATGCCTTCTGCTTAGAGAGGACCCTAATGACCTTTGACCCGGAGTATGTGCTCATGGTGGAGGATGACGCTGTTCCTTTACCAGATATCTTTCCGGTGTTAAACCAACTGCTGTGTGTGCGCTTCCCTGATACTCCACTGGGAGGCGCCCTTTACTTCAAACTTTTTCACCCTGAGCGCCTTCAGCGATATGTGAATCCAGAACCCATGAGGATCCTGGAGTGGGTGGGGCTGGGTATGTTTGCTGGGACAATCCTAAGTTGGACCTATGGTAGGGCTGTAGAGCAACCTGGACCCAGCTGGCCAACATTTGTCTTTTTTGCTCTGTACAGCATGGGACTGGTTGAACTAGTTGGGCGCCACTACCTGCTGGAGCTGCGCCGGCTGTCTCCAGCACTGTACAATGTGGTGCCTGTCACTGAATGCTGCACGCCTGCCATGTTGTACTCCTCTGATTCTGCTCACCGAGTGCTAGCCTACTTTGCCAAGACAGAGTGCCGCCGTGGCTTTGCCAAGGACACAGCACTCTACTATCTCCTTCGTCACTCTAGGGAGTGGGCATTTGTTGTGGAGCCCAACCTGGTTCAGCATGTGGGGCTTTATTCCAGCCTCCGGGGGGACTTTGATGAGCCCAAGCTGCTCTGA